From the Actinomycetota bacterium genome, one window contains:
- a CDS encoding MFS transporter: MKAVDAPRRQGPLVALLAANAISMSGNVATLVAIPWFVLQTTGSAARTGIVAAVGLVPIVVSGFVGGALVDRMGYRRSSVVADLASSAAVAAIPLLHLTVGIEFWQLVVLVFLGGLLDAPGVTARASLLPDVAADAGWSLERASGAAAVVERASRLVGAPLAGVLIALVGATSVLWIDATSFLVSALLVVLGVPRRSRAAVPGERSGYVEELREGFAFLHADRTLFALVAVLTLTNLLDSVSMVALPVYAQQVYGSAVSLGLMMAVVGAGSVVGALAFSAFGDRVSRRRVFTWGFAGVTLWYPVAAVFPSLGVLLTAQSAAGVSSGPLNPVIDTVFFERVPDGMRGRVFGVVQASAWLAMPIGVLVAGPAIEAFGLRPTLLVTGALYAGVVVAAMFLPALRGMDERRTAAETTDTANGREIVAATHSG, encoded by the coding sequence ATGAAAGCCGTCGATGCACCGCGACGCCAGGGGCCGCTGGTCGCCCTCCTCGCCGCGAACGCGATCTCGATGTCGGGGAACGTCGCGACGCTCGTCGCGATCCCGTGGTTCGTGCTGCAGACGACCGGGAGCGCCGCCCGGACCGGCATCGTCGCTGCGGTGGGGCTGGTGCCGATCGTCGTCTCGGGGTTCGTGGGGGGCGCACTGGTCGACCGCATGGGCTACCGGCGCTCGAGCGTGGTCGCCGACCTGGCGAGCTCGGCCGCCGTCGCGGCGATCCCGCTGCTCCACCTCACCGTCGGCATCGAGTTCTGGCAGCTGGTCGTACTCGTCTTCCTCGGCGGGTTGCTCGACGCGCCGGGGGTCACCGCCCGAGCTTCTCTCTTGCCCGATGTTGCCGCCGACGCCGGCTGGAGCCTGGAACGGGCGAGCGGCGCGGCGGCCGTGGTGGAACGGGCCTCGCGACTGGTCGGCGCGCCGCTGGCGGGCGTGCTGATCGCGCTGGTGGGCGCGACCTCGGTCCTGTGGATCGACGCCACCTCGTTCCTGGTGTCGGCACTGCTCGTGGTGCTGGGGGTGCCGCGGCGTTCGCGCGCGGCGGTTCCCGGTGAGCGATCGGGCTACGTCGAGGAGCTGCGGGAAGGATTCGCCTTCCTGCACGCGGATCGCACGCTCTTCGCGCTCGTCGCGGTGCTGACGCTCACGAACCTGCTGGACTCCGTCTCGATGGTCGCGCTGCCCGTCTACGCGCAGCAGGTGTACGGCTCCGCCGTCAGCCTCGGGCTCATGATGGCCGTCGTCGGGGCCGGCTCGGTCGTCGGCGCTCTCGCGTTCAGCGCATTCGGGGATCGCGTGAGCCGGCGGCGCGTGTTCACGTGGGGATTCGCCGGGGTGACGCTCTGGTACCCGGTTGCAGCGGTCTTCCCGTCACTCGGTGTGCTCCTCACGGCGCAGTCCGCGGCGGGCGTCTCGTCGGGGCCGTTGAACCCCGTGATCGACACGGTCTTCTTCGAGCGCGTGCCCGACGGCATGCGGGGCCGCGTGTTCGGCGTGGTTCAGGCGTCGGCGTGGCTCGCGATGCCGATCGGCGTGCTCGTAGCCGGCCCGGCGATCGAAGCGTTCGGCCTGCGCCCGACGCTGCTGGTCACCGGCGCGCTCTACGCCGGCGTCGTGGTGGCGGCGATGTTCCTGCCGGCGCTCCGAGGGATGGATGAGCGCCGAACCGCCGCGGAGACGACGGACACCGCCAACGGCCGGGAGATCGTCGCGGCCACCCACTCCGGATGA